The Leptolyngbyaceae cyanobacterium DNA segment CCAACTACGACTTCCTGATCAAAGCGCTGCAAGAATTTCAGCCCGAAGCGATCGTTCACTTTGGCGAACAGCGTTCGGCGCCCTTCTCCATGATCGATCGCGAACACGCAGTTCTCACCCAAGTCAACAACGTGGTGGGAACTCTAAACTTACTGTACGCGATGCGGGAACACTTCCCAGATTGCCATTTAGTCAAACTGGGCACGATGGGTGAATACGGCACGCCGAACATTGACATCGAAGAAGGCTACATCACGATCGAGCATAACGGTCGCAAAGATACGCTTCCGTATCCCAAGCAACCGGGCAGCTTTTATCACTTAAGTAAAGTTCACGATAGCCACAACATCCATTTTGCCTGTCGAATTTGGGGCTTGCGTGCCACCGACTTGAATCAGGGCGTCGTTTACGGCGTACTGACAGAAGAAACTGGCATGGATGAAATGCTGATCAACCGTCTCGACTATGATGGTGTATTTGGCACGGCGTTAAACCGCTTCTGCATTCAAGCCGCGATCGGACATCCGATTACAGTTTATGGCAAAGGCGGACAAACTCGCAGTTTCTTGGATATTCGAGACACGGTGCGATGTATCGAAATCGCGATCGCCAACCCCGCCGCCCCGGGTGAATTCCGCGTATTCAACCAATTCACCGAAATGTTTAGCATCGGCGACTTAGCAACAATGGTGCAAAAAGCAGGTTCTTCCTTGGGATTGAAAGTAGAAATCAATCACCTAGATAACCCTAGAGTTGAAAAAGAAGAACACTATTTCAACGCTAAAAATACCAGTTTGCTAAGTCTTGGTTTGCAACCCCATTTCCTTTCCGATGCCCTGTTGGATTCCCTATTAAACTTTGCCGTTAAATATCAACACCGTGTTGATAAAAATCAAATTCTGCCCAAAGTTAACTGGCGTAGATCTTAGGAGTCGGTTCCTGTGAAGGTGGTCACAGAACCATACTTAAATCAAATTAGCCGATGGCCGAAGAATGGTCGTCACATTTTAGCGCAGTTTGACGACCATTCAATTATCGTTTACCAAGCATATCGCCCAGCTATTGGCTATTTTGCCATTGAAAATGGTTATTTCGGTGGAGAATTCAGTCTCGATCGCATGAGTTGGATCAAACCGAATTTCCTCTGGATGATGTATCGTTCCGAATGGGGAACTAAACCCGGACAAGAGGTAATTCTAGCTGTGAGAATAAAGCGATCGGCCTTTGATGAAATCTTGGCAAATGTAGTTCATTCCAGCTACATCCCAGAATTGTATACCTCACCAGAAGAATGGAAAAAAGCTCTTAAACGCTCATCAGTTAGACTGCAATGGGACCCCGACCATCACCCTAGCGGTGCAAAGCTAGAACGGCGTGCTATTCAGCTAGGTTTGCGCGATGACTTTTTACGCCGTTACGCACGAGAGTGGATTATCGATATCGAAGATATCTCAGCATTTGTGCAGCAACAGCATCAATACAAAGGCGGTGACTGGACAAATTTGGTTACGCCATCTGAATCCGTTTATCCAGTTACTAATCCCGAAATAGCCAACAAGTTAGGATTATCAGTTTCTTAACAGCAATTTTCTATGCGAATCGCTCTTTTCACCGAAACCTTTTTGCCTAAAGTTGATGGAATTGTCACGCGACTGCGCCACACCGTCGAACATTTGCAGCGTAGTGGTGACAAAGTATTAATTTTTTCACCAGACTACGGTTTGGACGAGTACAAAGGAGCGAAAATTTATCGCGTTCCCGGCTTTCCGTTGCCCATGTATCCGGAGTTAAAATTAGCACCGCCACGTCCGGCGATCGGTCACGCCCTCGAAAAATTTCAGCCGGATATCATTCACGTTGTCAACCCAGCTATTTTGGGATTGGGCGGTCTGTTCTACGGAAAAATGCTGAAAATTCCGGTCGTAGCTTCTTATCATACCCATTTACCTCAATATTTGCAACACTACGGCCTGGGAATGCTGGAAGGCTTACTGTGGGAATTGCTCAAATCAGCCCACAATCAAGCACGGTTGAATTTATGTACCTCGATGGCAATGGTTGAGGAACTGAGAAACCACGGCATCGAACGAGTAGACTTATGGCAGCGGGGAGTGGATACAGAATTATTCGATCCCAACTTAGCAAGTGAAGAAATGCGATCGCGCCTCAGTCAAGGGCATCCAGAGAAACCCCTACTAATCTACGTAGGTCGTCTTGGTGCGGAAAAAGAAATCGATCGCATCAAACCCATATTAGAAGCCATCCCAGACGCCCGTCTCGCATTAGTCGGCAATGGCCCCCACCGAGAAGCCCTCGAAAAACTCTTCGCCGGAACGCCCACCAATTTCGTCGGCTACCTTCACGGTCAAGAACTCGCCTCCGCCTACGCTTCTGCTGACGCCTTTATCTTCCCTTCCCGTACCGAAACCTTGGGATTAGTCCTGCTAGAAGCAATGGCAGCCGGATGCCCCGTCGTAGCAGCCCGTTCCGGCGGCATTCCCGATATCGTCACCGATGGCGTCAACGGCTACCTATTCGATCCTACCGACGAACAAGGTGCGATAGCCGCCACCCAACGCCTCCTCGCCCATCAACAAGAACGAGAAATCCTTCGCCAAAACGCCCGCCAAGAAGCAGAACGCTGGGGCTGGGCAGCCGCTACCCGTCAATTGCAAAATTACTATCAATCCGTTCTATTTTCTCAAAATATGCCCCTGGCAGCTTGAGGGGGATGGGGGGATGGGG contains these protein-coding regions:
- a CDS encoding NAD-dependent epimerase/dehydratase family protein — translated: MKVLVIGGDGYCGWATALYLSNRGYEVGILDNLVRRHWDLELCVETLTPIAPIHQRIQRWRDLTGKNIDLFIGDITNYDFLIKALQEFQPEAIVHFGEQRSAPFSMIDREHAVLTQVNNVVGTLNLLYAMREHFPDCHLVKLGTMGEYGTPNIDIEEGYITIEHNGRKDTLPYPKQPGSFYHLSKVHDSHNIHFACRIWGLRATDLNQGVVYGVLTEETGMDEMLINRLDYDGVFGTALNRFCIQAAIGHPITVYGKGGQTRSFLDIRDTVRCIEIAIANPAAPGEFRVFNQFTEMFSIGDLATMVQKAGSSLGLKVEINHLDNPRVEKEEHYFNAKNTSLLSLGLQPHFLSDALLDSLLNFAVKYQHRVDKNQILPKVNWRRS
- a CDS encoding DUF4291 domain-containing protein gives rise to the protein MKVVTEPYLNQISRWPKNGRHILAQFDDHSIIVYQAYRPAIGYFAIENGYFGGEFSLDRMSWIKPNFLWMMYRSEWGTKPGQEVILAVRIKRSAFDEILANVVHSSYIPELYTSPEEWKKALKRSSVRLQWDPDHHPSGAKLERRAIQLGLRDDFLRRYAREWIIDIEDISAFVQQQHQYKGGDWTNLVTPSESVYPVTNPEIANKLGLSVS
- a CDS encoding glycosyltransferase family 1 protein — its product is MRIALFTETFLPKVDGIVTRLRHTVEHLQRSGDKVLIFSPDYGLDEYKGAKIYRVPGFPLPMYPELKLAPPRPAIGHALEKFQPDIIHVVNPAILGLGGLFYGKMLKIPVVASYHTHLPQYLQHYGLGMLEGLLWELLKSAHNQARLNLCTSMAMVEELRNHGIERVDLWQRGVDTELFDPNLASEEMRSRLSQGHPEKPLLIYVGRLGAEKEIDRIKPILEAIPDARLALVGNGPHREALEKLFAGTPTNFVGYLHGQELASAYASADAFIFPSRTETLGLVLLEAMAAGCPVVAARSGGIPDIVTDGVNGYLFDPTDEQGAIAATQRLLAHQQEREILRQNARQEAERWGWAAATRQLQNYYQSVLFSQNMPLAA